One Paracoccus pantotrophus genomic window, TCAAGCCGCGCATCATCATGGTGACGCCCAGCTACATGCTGTCGATCCTGGACGAGTTCCGCCGCCAGGGCCTGGACCCGCGCGAGTCCTCGTTGCAGATCGGCATTTTCGGCGCCGAGCCCTGGACCAACGCCATGCGCCAGGAGATCGAGGAAGCCTTCGACATGCACGCCGTCGACATCTACGGCCTTTCCGAGGTCATGGGCCCCGGCGTCGCCATGGAATGCGTCGAGACCAAGGACGGGCTGCATATCTGGGAAGATCATTTCTACCCGGAAATCATCGACCCGGTCACGGGCGAGGTGCTGCCCGACGGCGAGATCGGCGAGCTGGTCTTTACCACGCTGACCAAGGAAGGGCTGCCGATGGTGCGCTATCGCACCCGCGACCTGACCCGGCTCTTGCCCGGCACCGCGCGCTCGATGCGCCGGATCGAGAAGATCACCGGCCGCAGCGACGACATGATCATCCTGCGCGGCGTCAACGTCTTTCCGACCCAGATCGAGGAGCAGATCCTGAAATGCAAGGGTCTGGCGCCGCATTTCCAGATCGAGCTGACCCGCTCGGGCCGGATGGACAGCATGACCGTGCATGTCGAATGCGCGCCCGAAATGACCGACGAATCCGCCCGCGCCCATTCCGCCAAGGAACTGGCGCATCACATCAAAAGCGTGGTCGGCGTCTCGACCCGGATCGAGGTCAAGGATCCCAACGCCATTGCCCGTTCCGAGGGCAAGGCCAAGCGGGTGCTTGACAATCGGCCCAAGACATGATGCCGCAACGCGGCAACCAATATGACGCGCGGTCGCAAACCCGCTAAGTCGTTAGGGGGCCATGTGCCCCCTTGTTTTTCTCGCCTCCCGACCGCGGGCGAACAAATGATCTGATGAGGAATGGCATGGCTCGGACACGGGCAGCGGATTTCGAGGAAAAGCAGCGCGGCCTTCTGGACAAGGCGGCCGAGGTCTTTGCCGATCTGGGCATGGAAAAGGCATCCATGGCGCAGATCGCCACCCACAGCCAGGTCTCCAAGGCGCTGCTTTACCACTATTATCCCAGCAAGGACGCGCTGATCTTCGCCATCATCATTACCCATCTGGAAGAGCTGGAAGCCGCCATCGAAGAGGCGGACGATCCGACCCTGCCGCCGCAGCAGCGCCTGCGCCGGCTGGTCGGCACAGTGCTGGAACGCTATCGCGGCGCGGACAACCAGCACAAGGTGCAGCTGAACGCCACCCCGGCCCTGGGCGACGACCAGAAGGCCGAGATCCTGGGCGTCGAGCGCCGCATCGTCAAGCGCTTCGCCGCCGTCCTGCGCGAGATCAACCCCGACCTGGACGATCCGCAGCGCCCGCTGCTGACCCCCGTGACCATGTCGCTGTTCGGGATGATGAACTGGGTCTACATGTGGTTCCGCGACGGCGGCCGCATCACCCGCGAGGATTACGCCGATGTGGCGACGACCCTGATCCTGGAAGGGATCAAGGCGGTCCGCTGAAGTCCCCTTGCAGGGTGTCCCAGGGCGGATCGACGTTCAGGATTTCCTTGGGTGGAATTGAGCGGTTCACTGGACATCCCGAGATGACACGGGGTTCAGTATGGCCACGAAGCGCTCGGCGTTGAGCCACGCCCAATGGGAGAGGATCGTGTCGCATCTGCCCGGAAAGGCAGGCGATCCGGGCCGGACCGGGAACGATAGCCGTCTGTTTGCGAACGACAGAAACCGCATCGAACGCGGCTTCAACAGACCCAGACACTTCCGCCCTACCCGCTACGACCGCAGGACCATCCCCTTCAATGGCCGCGACCTTCTCGCAGCCACCAGCAGCTGGCTAAGGTGAATGGCGATTGCGGGGGCTAGGCGGACAACACCGCCGCCTTGGCCGACAGCGCGGCCAGCGCATCGCGCGGCGACAGCAGCAGCAACAGCCCGCGCCTGCCGCCGTTGATCGCCACCTCGTCAAAGCCCATGGCGTCGGCCTCGAAGGCCACCGGCACCGGGCGGCGCTGGCCGAAGGGGCTGATGCCGCCGGTATGATAGCCGGTCAGCCGCTCGGCCTTGGCGGGCGGCATCATCGCCGCCGACTTGCCGCCGAATGCCGCCGCCACCCGCTTCATCGACAGGCTGCGATCACCGGGCAGGACCGCGCAGGCGGGGCGGCCGTCCACCTCGACCATCAGCGTCTTGAGCAGCCGGGCGGGCGGCAGGCCGATGGCCTCGGCCGCTTGCAGCGCCACGCGCTCGGACCCCGGATCATAGCGGTATTCAACCGGGCGAAAGGCCACCTGCGCCCGAAGCAGGAATTGCGTGGCCGGGGTGGCGCCGCTCATTCCGCGGGCCTTGCCGGCGGCGGTGGCGGGCGAAAGCCCATCTCGCGGTCGATCCAGGCCATCAGCAGGTCGACGATCTGCGCCTGCTGCGCGGCGTCCAGCGCCCGGCCGCGCGGGATGCCGTGCCATTTCTGCAGGCAAGAGCGGCAGCAGCAGGCGGTGGCGTGCTGGGCGATGAAGACCGGATGGCCACGCATCGGGGTCTGGCGGCCGTCGTTCGGCGGCTCGACCGGTGCCAGCCGCGCGGCGATGAAGTCGCGCGCATGGGCGGCGACGGTCTCGCGCCCCCTGGCGTCGGCATAGCGCCGCTGCTTCCGGCCAAGGCGAAAGCGGCTGCGAAAGGCGGACCGGGCCAGCCGGCCCAGGATCTGGTCCTGATCGGTCATGCCCAGGACATAGCCGTCCCGTCCCGGCGCGGAAAGCCCCGCCTAGCCCGCCTTGGCCAGCACCAGAAAGGTCATCATGCCCAAAGGCGGCAGGGTGCGGCGTTCCTCGAGGACCAGCGATTCCTGGCCCAGCACCCGCTCGATGCGGAAATCGGAATGCCAGCCGATCGTATTGGCCAGGGGGGCAAAGACCCGCTCGACCGCCGCCATGGCGCCGCGGTCGCGCGCGAAATGGTTGGTGATGACCACCTTGCCGCCCGGCTTGCAGACCCGCGCGATCTCGGCCATCACCCGCTCGGGCTCGGGCACCACCGACAGGACATGCATCGCCGTCACCGTGTCGAAATGGTCGTCGGGGAAATCCAGCGCCCGCGCATCCATCTGCCGCAGCGCCTGCACCTGCTTCAACCCCAGGCGCTGCACCTTGGCGACGGCCTTGTCCAGCATCTCGCGGCTGAAGTCGATGCCCGTGACCTGCATGTGCGGGCCGTAATGCTCCAGCGACAGGCCGGTGCCGACGCCCACCTCCAGCACCGAGCCGCCGCGGCGGTTGATGTAGTCCACCGCCCGGCGCCGGCCCATGTTGGTCGCCGCCCCGAAGGTCCGGTCGTAGATCGGCGCCCAGCGGGAATACGAGGCTTGGATGGATTTGATGTCCATGGCCGTTCCTATCGGTTTGAGGGCCGTTCCCGGTCGATCCAGGCCCAGATGACCATGACGACATAGCCCAGGCACAGCGCGATCAGCGTCACCCAGGCGAAGGTCAGCAACGCCGCCCCGACGAAGGCCACGCCGACCAGGAAGAACTTGACGTTCTCGCGCGAGATGCGGGTGGTCTTGAAGGACCAGGTGGGAATACGGCTGATCAGCAGCAGCCCGACCAGGACCATGTGCAGGCAGATCAACGCCCCCGGCAGCATCGGCCGGTCGGCGAAGGCGAAGGACAGATACATCGGCAGCATCACCAGCAGCGCCCCGGCGGGCGAGGGGATGCCCTCGAAATAGGCGCTGTCGCGCTGCGCCTCCTCGGACTTGGCGGAGACGTTGAAGCGCGCCAGCCGGATCACGCAGCAGACGGCAAAGACCAGCACGCAGATCCAGCCCAGGCCGCGAATATCCTTCAGCGCCCAGAAATACAGGATCAGCGGCGGGGCGATGCCGAAATTCAGGAAGTCGGCCAGCGAATCAAGCTCGGCCCCGATCTTGCTGGACGAGCCCAGCAGCCGCGCGATCCGCCCGTCGATGCCGTCCAGGATGCCCGCCGCGATGATCAGCAGCACCGCCGGCATGTAGTCGCCCTGCACGCCGAAGCGGATGGCGGTCAGCCCTGCGCAAACCGCGACGATGGTCAGCATGTTGGGCAGAAGCTGGACCAGCGAAAACTCGGTCTGCGGGCCGGAGGGCTGGTCCATCACGCCTCCGCCTGCCCGGCCGGCCCCAGCTCGGCGATCACCGTCTCGCCCGCGACCATGGTCTGGCCGATCTCGACCAGCGGCACTACGCCCGGCGGCAGATAGACATCCAGCCGCGAGCCGAATCGGATCAGCCCGAAGCGCTCTCCCGCCGCCAGCCGGTCGCCCGGCTTGACGAAACAGACGATGCGCCGCGCCACCAGCCCGGCGATCTGCACCACCGCCAGATCGCGCCCATCCGCCATGCGGATGCGCAACCCGTTGCGTTCATTGTCCACGCTGGCCTTGTCCAGCGAGGCGTTGAAGAACTTGCCCGGCCGATAGGCGACCGCGGCCACCTCGCCCGCCACGGGGCTGCGGTTCACATGGCAGTTGAAAACGCTCATGAACACGCTGACGCGGGTCAGCGGGGTGTCGGCCATGCCCAGCTCGGCCGGCGGCACCGCCGGCTCGATCAGCGAGACGACGCCATCCGCCGGGCTTATGACCAGTCCGGGCCGCGCCGGCGTCACCCGCTCGGGGTCGCGGAAGAAGTAATAGCACCAGACGGTCAGCCCGACCCCGATCCAGCCCAAGGGCTCCCAGATCAGGAACAGCAGCAGGGTGGCGGCGGCAAAGGCCGCCACGAAGCGGATGCCCTCGCGATGCATCGGCTTGATGAAGGTGTCGCGCATGCGCATCTGGCATTCCCCAAGGGCTGATCGGCGCCGTCCGTCATAATGCGATTGAGACCACATGCAATAGTGCAGCCTGCCATACATGTTGCTTCCGCTGTGCCCGCCCTCCAAGCCCCCGGCCGCCCCGAGGCACAGGCCTCCGGTTGCGGGGGCAAGCAGATGCCGCCGTCATGGCTCCCGTTTGCCCCGGTTCCGGCTGCGCGCCCGCAACGCCAAGGATGCCCATCAAATCGTCGCGCGTTTCAGCGGCGTGACCATCCCCTCGCCGGTCGACGAGCGCAAGTCGGACACCGTCGGGACCATTCGGCGCCTCGGCGAAGCGCCGACATTGCGGCGGTGGCCGGTCGCGGTATCCGGCTGGACCTCCGGCACGCCGGCTGGGGCTTCGGCGTCCTGGCGTTCCAATTCGCCCCTTAGCACCGTCATCGGCGCGCTCGACCTTCACCCACGCGTGGCAGTCGGCATGCTGCGGCACGCGGCGCTGATGCTTGAACCGGCCTCCTCGACACGGGCGCGCGCCGCCGCCTCGACCACCTTGGCCAAGACCAGCCTGTCCCGCAACCCGGCCAGCCCCGCGGCTCCAGCTTCTCGCGCGGGCGGTACGGTTGTTGCTGCAGGCGCCGCGCCGATGGCGGTTGAAAAGGCGCGAGACGGGCCGATCAATATCGCCGCGGCCGAGAAGCTGCCGGCCCTGCGGGCAGAGAGCCATTCCCGGGGGCCAGCCGCACGCGCGGACACCTATAGTGCGCCGGACATCCTCAGGCGGGCGGACAAGCGGACGAAGCCGATGCCGGGCGCGACGGGTATTTCCGCGTGTCCGCGGGCCTTCATAACGCCTTGCTTGCCGTGCCCCTCACGGGGCAGGGCGCATGCCGGGGCGCTGCACCGCCCGCAGCAGGCTTCGATATCGGAGGCATCGCACCCGTTGCCTTTCACCCAGGGGCGAACATGATAGGGCGGGATAAGCATGCGTGCGCCGAGGCGGTGGTTTGGGCCCCCGAATGTTTCGGAACGGCGATGACGCCGATCCATTTCACGACCCGATGGCCCATATCCCTGACCGGCCGCACCCTCCCGCCTCGCTGTTGACCCAGGCATGATCCAGGGCACATGATCGGAAGGCAAAGCGGTCCTCGACGCCATCCGACCGGATATGCATGGAATGTCCCGCGCCGTTTCCGCCTCCCCTCCCGAAGGCAGGCCATGGATGCGCCAGCAGGGCTGGGATGCCACCGCCTTTGCCGAGGCGGAACGGACCGATGCTTGCGCCCGCCGCAGCGCAATCCCGTGCCGGAGGGTAGGGCGTGAAGCCGACGATCCAGCTGCCCGGCCTGACGCTTCGGCCGGCACGCGCGGGCGATCTCGCCTCGCTATGCGCGCGGCTGCATCTGCCGCAGGTGCGAAAATATCTCTGCGACGACATCGTGCTGCCGCGCGAGACGGTCGCCGGCATGCTCGCGCGCAGCCGCAAGCTGGACGAGGCGGGGCTGGGCTTGTGGGCCCTGGAGACGCCGGGCAAGCCTTTGCCGGCATCTGCGGCCTCCAGCCGGTTTCCGACCTGCTGCAGCGCGAGCCCCGCATGCGCGGCGGCGTCGAGCCGGTGATCGCGCTGCGTCCCGAACTGTGGGGTTGGGGATTGGCCAAGCGGGCGCTCGAGGCGGTGGCGGATCATGCCCGAGAGGGTTGCGGCCTCAGGCGGCTCGTGGCCGTGGTGGACGCGCCCAAAGAGCTGTCTCACCGGCTGCCGCTGCGTTGCGGTTTCGAACGGATTGGCATTGCGCCCGGAGCGGCGCATGCGCGCATCCTCTATGCGCGATCCCTGGCGGCGGCGGCTTCCTGACCGCCAGCCTTGGTCCCGAGGGCATCGGGGGTCGCCGCCGGCGCCCGGTTCGATGTCCCGCCTCGATCCGAACCGCAAGCTTCATCAAGGTTTTACAGAACGGCCACGCTCCTGTCATGCCGCCGCTGCATCAGTCGCGCCGAAACGGCAGGAAAGGGACAGCGCGGCATGACGGGTTTGCGGCTGTCGAACATCGGCAAGAGCTATGGCGAAACCAGGGTTCTGTCGGGTATCGACCTCGACATCGCAGCGGGCGAATTCGTGGCCGTGCTTGGCCCCTCGGGCTGCGGCAAGACCACGCTGCTGCGGCTGGTCGCAGGCTTCGAGCGCCCCGATGAAGGCACGATCACCCTGGGCGACCGGCAGGTGGCGGATGGAAATGCCATGGTGCCGCCCGAGGGGCGCGGCATCGGCCTCGTGTTCCAGAACTACGCGCTGTGGCCGCATATGTCGGTGGCGGAAAATGTCGGCTATGCGCTGAAGGTGGCGCGCCTGCCACGGGCCGAACGCCAGGCCCGGGTGGCCCGCGCGCTGGACACCGTCAACCTGGCGCCCTTTGCCGGCCGTCGCCCGGCGGATCTGTCGGGCGGGCAACGCCAGCGGGTCGCGCTGGCGCGCTGCCTGGCCGCCGGCTCGGATCTGGTGCTGCTGGATGAACCCCTGGCCAACCTGGATGTGCATCTGCGCGCCGCGATGGAAGAAGAGTTCCGCCGCTTCCACCGCGAAAGCGGGGCGACGCTGGTCTATATCACCCATGACCAAGCCGAGGCGATGGCCCTGGCCGACCGCATCGCGGTGATGGACAGGGGCCGCCTGCTGCAATGCGCCAGCCCCCGGCAACTGTATCGCGAACCTGCCGACGCCATGGTGGCCGGTTTCATCGGGGGTGGGCTGGTGCTGCCGGTCGAGGGCCTGCGGCCCCTGGGGGACAGGCTTGCCAGGGCCGATCTTCTCGGCATGCGCGTCCGGCTGCGCTGCCATGCCGGGGAAACCGCACGGCCATTGGCCATGGCCGCCATCCATCCCGCCGATATCCAGCCCGCCCATCCGGGCGAGGCCGGCATCCCCGCCCGCGTCACCGCCCGCAGCTATCGCGGCGGCAGCTGGTCCTATGAGCTGCGCCCGGAGGCGGACCCGTCCCTGCGGTTGCCCATGGTGCTGCCCGACACGGCCACGCCGCCCGAACCGGGCGCGCGCCTTGACCTGGCGTTCCGCGACCTCTGGGCCATCCCGCTGCCCGGCACCTCCGTTCCCGGCGCGGCATCGGTCCCCTCCTCCTCCCCGCATCTTACGGAGAAATTCCAATGCGCCTGACTGTCACCACCCTTGCCCTGATGCTGTCCGCGACCTCGGTGTCGGCGCAGACCACGCTGACGCTCTATACCTCGCAATCGCCGGAAATCGCCCAGCAGACCGTCGACGCCTTCATGGCCAGGCATCCCGACATCACCGTGGAATGGATGCGCAACGGCACCTCGCAGCTGATGAACATCCTGACCGCCGAGCAGCAGGCCGGCGGCATCAAGGCCGATGTGCTGCTGGTCGCCGACAGCATCAATCTGGGCGCGTTGAAAAGCCAAGGCTTGCTGCTGGCCTGGCCCGAAGCGCCGCTCGAAGGCATCGACCCGCTGCTATACGATGCCGACAAGACCTTCTTCGGCACCAAGATCTCGTCCACCGGCATCGTCTACAACACCCGGATCGCCGCGCCCGTCACCGGCTGGGCCGATCTGTTCCAGGATGCCAATGCCGGCCAGATCGTCGCCCCGAGCCCGCTTTATTCCGGCGCGGCGCTGGTCCACATGCATTCGCTGCTACAGGACGCCAGCCAGGGCTGGAACTATTACGAACGTCTGAATGCGCTTGGCGTGGTGCCCGAGGGCGGCAATGGCCCGGTGCTCAAGGCCGTGGCCGGGGGCCAGGTGAAATATGGCGTCAACATTGATGCCGATGTGCTGCGCGCCAAGAAGGCGGGCTCGCCGGTGGAATTCGTCTATCCGGCCGAAGGCGCCACCTTCTTCACCGAGCCGGTGGCGATCCTTGCCGGCACCGATCAGCCCGAGGCGGCAAAGACCTTCGTCAGCTTCGTGCTGTCGGAAGAGGGCCAGAAACTGGCCGCCGAACAGGGCTACATGCCGGTCGACCCCAAGGTCGCCTCGCCCGAGGGGATGCCGGCGCTGTCCGAGATCAGGCTGATGCCGCTGGATGCCGACCGCGCGGTGGCCGAGGATGCCGAGGCCCGCGCCCGGTTCACCGAAATCTTCGGCGGCTGACCGGGGATGACCTCCGTTCCGAACAGCACGGGGGCGCCGCGCGCGCCCCTTTTCCGGCTTTCGTCCGAAAGGATCGTGCTGGCCCTGCTGGCCGTGCTGATCCTGTCGGTTTCCGTCGCGCCGATGCTGCGGCTGGCGCAGGCGGCGCTTTTCGACGATGGCGGGCTGGCGGTCGAGCGGCTGGCGAAGCTGTTCTCGCGCCCGCAGACCGGGGCGGCGATCTGGAACACCATCCAGATCTCGCTGGCCTCGACCCTTGTTTCCCTGCTGGTCGGCACGATCTTCGCGGTGATCATGGTGCAGACCGACCTTGGCGGCAAATCGGCGCTGGTCTTTGCCTTCGTGCTGCCCCTGATGATCCCGCCGCAGGTGACCGCCATGGCCTGGATCCAGGCCTTCTCGCCCTCCAGCCCGGTGCTGGGCGTCCTTGGCCTGTCGATGGAGGCGGGCACGCGGCATCCCCTGTATTCCAGGACCGGGATCATCCTGCTTCTGGGCATCTACAATGCACCGCTGGTCTATCTGGCGATTCAGGCCAGCCTGCGCCGCATTCCGCTGGACCTGGCCGAGGCGGCACGCGCCGCCGGCGCCGGTCCGCTCCGGGTGCTGCTGACGGTGATCCTGCCGCTGGCACGCGGCGGCATGGTGGCGGCGGCCAGCCTTGCCTTCGTCTCGGCAATCGGGAATTTCGGCATTCAGGCCATGCTGGGCATTCCCGCACGGGTGCCGACGCTGATCACCCAGATCTATCAGCAGATCAACGGGCTGGGGCCGGCCGCCCTGCCGAACATGGCGGCGCTGTCGCTGGTGCTGACCGCCCTGACCGTGGCGGGCGTGCTGCTGGCCGCGCGCGCCGGTGAGCGCGGCGATACCCGCGTCGATCTGGGCAGCCGCCCCCTGACGCTTCCCCTGGGCCGGGCCGGGGCCGTGATCGCGGCGCTGCTCTGGGGCTATCTCATCGTCTCGCTGCTGCTGCCCCTGTCGGCGCTGCTTCAGACATCGCTGGTCGCCGCCTACGGCCTGCCGCTGACGGCAGAGACGATGACGCTGAAGAACTACGCAGCGGCCCTGTTCCAGCAAGTGTCGCTGCGCGATGCCTTCGTCACCTCGCTGTGGCTGACGCTGGTCACCATGGGCTTCCTGATGCTGGCCTCGGTTTTCCTTGGCTATTTCCTGACATGGCGGCGCGGGCCCCTGGTGCGACTGCTGCATTTCGGGTCCGAGGCCGCCTATACCCTGCCGGGCATCACGCTGGGCGTCGCGATGATCCTGCTGTTCCTGCGGCCCTTGCCGGGGATCGGGGTGTCGATCTATGGCACGCCCTGGATCATCCTGGCGGCCTATGTCGCGGGTTTCTTCGCACTGGCGCTGCGTCCGGTGCTGTCGGGATACGCCCAGATCGACCGCGCGCTGGAAGAGGCCGCGCAGGTCGCGGGCGCGGGCTTCCTGCGCCGGATGCGCGACGTGATCTGGCCGCTGATCGCGCCGACCGCCATCGCCGCCGCCGTGATCGTCTTCATGACCGCGATCAACGAGATCCAGACCTCGATCCTGCTGATCTCCTCGGGCACCCGCACGATCGGGCCGATGATCATCTTCCTCGAGGAAGGCGGGGCCTCGACCCTTGCCGCCGCCGTGGGTTGCCTGATGACCCTGGGCGTGCTGGCGCTGATGCTGCTGTCGACGGCGCTGTCGCGCTTCCTGCCGAAAGGCGTGTTGCCATGGCAGTTCTGACCGCCTTCAGCGGCCTGGGCGGCAAATCCCCGGCGGCCTTCCTGCTGGAGATCGCCGGGCGGCGCATCCTGCTGGACCTGGGCGAGGGGCCGACACCGGGCCAGCGCCCGGATATGGACGGCATCGGACGGGTCGATGCGATCTTCCTGTCCCATGCGCATATCGACCATGTCGGGGCCATCGACCTCTGGCCGCGGCTGGGCTGTCCGCCGGTCTTTGCCAGCCGCGCCACCTTCGACGCCCTGCCGCTGCTGGGCCTGCATCCGCCGCCCGCAGCCTGCCACGCCCTGCCGCTGCAAGGGCCGGCGCAACTGCTGGGCCTGCCTGTCGTGGTCGGACGCAGCGGGCATGCCATGGGCGGCATCTGGCTGCACCTGCCGCAAGAGGGCGGCGCGCTTTACATGGGCGACTGGAGCCGGGAATCCGGGCTTCTGCCCCTCGATCCCCCGCCCCGGGCGGATCTGGTGATCACCGATCTTTCCTATGGCGACCGCGATCAGACCTTGGCCAAGCAGGGGCCGGCGCTGGCGGACAGCATCCTCCCCGGCACAGTGCTGCCGGTCCCGATCCTGGGGCGCGGCGCGGATATGGCGCTGCGGCTGTCCGCCCTTGGCCTGTCACCGGTGGTCTGCCCGCAGGTCCGGGCCGAGCTGCAGGGCGCGTTGCCCGACCTGCGCTGCATCACCACCGCGCCAGAGGCCCGCGACGGCGACGTGATCATCGCCGCGGACACCGAGCGCCCCGGCGACTTGGTGTCCTGCCTGATCGCCGATCCGCGAGGCTGGCGCTTCATCTTCACCGGCCACGTCGCCCCCGGCAGCGCGGCGGCCGGGTTGATCGCCGCGGGTCGCGCCAGCCGGCATCCCTGGAACGTGCACCCCCGCGCCCGCGATCAGCTCTGGCTGGCCGGCATCACCGGCGCCAGGCATCTGGTTCCCGCCTTTGGCGCATTGGACGATGCCCCCGAACTCGCGCGCGCCCTGGCCCCGATCTGGCGACCGGACCGGGTCTGCCCCCTGACAGAAGAAAGCCAAACCCATGCTCACCAAGGAAACCACCCGCGAGCGGGCCGAGAACGACACCGCGATCCTTGTCCCGGCCCATGACCTGGCCCTGCCCCAAGGCCGGATCTGCCGCCTTTACGTCGGCAACCTGACCGGCGCCCGCGACGGCGCGGCGCTGCTGGCGGCGGGCATCACGTCTTCGCTGAACGTGGCGCTGAACATCGACGTGGCGCCCCTGCAACTGCCCGACGGCACCCATATGCGCCGCGCCAAGGTGGGGCTGATCGACGGGTCGGGCAATACGCCCGCCCATCTTGCCGCCGCCGTTCTGGCGCTGGAAGGGCTGGTCACGCTGGCCAGCCCCGGCAAGCCGAACTATCCCGCCCATCGCGCCGGGCATGTGCTGGTGCATTGCCGGGGCGGGCGGTCGCGCTCGGTCATCGTGCTGGCGATCTATCTGCACCTGCGCGCGCCCGGCAGGTTCCCGACGCTGGACAGTGCGGTGTCCCATATCCGCGGGGCGCGCGGCAATTCGGACACCTACCCGCTGCCCCCGATGCGGGATCTGGCGCAAGCGGTTCTGGCCAGCGGCAGCCTGCCCGCCCTGCTGCACGGTTAGCCCTTTCCCGGCAGGGGTCATTGCCGCCTCGGTCTCCCGCTTCCAGGACACCATATGACCCAGGCCCGCCGGAGCGAGGGCCAGCCGGGCCATCGCCGGGAAGGACTCATGCGAGGGTGTTCCACAACCACCCCACTCATTGAGGATGATCACGAACGATCCCGCTCAATCACGTTGAAACACTGGGTATTTTGGCACTTTTCTGCGTTGCGTAGTGGGGGCGGTTATGGCAAATTGGGGGCTGTAAAAGGGGTAGAAAACGGCCTCCCGATCCCACCTAGCGATCCCCGTTTCTCCCTGACCGATCCCAGCTGCGGAACAGGAGGAAACACCATGCCTGCCCTGACCGACACCACGATCCGCCACGCGCTCAAGCGGGTCGAGACGAGCCAGAAACAGGAAAACCTCGCCGACGGCGAAGGGCGCGGCACCGGCCGCCTCCTTCTCGTCCTGAAGCCCATGCCCCAGCGCGTCACCGCCGACTGGATGGCCCAGCAGTGGCGGGACGGCAAACGCACCAAGAAGAAGATCGGCTCCTATCCCTCGATGTCGCTCGCCCAGGCGCGCGAGATCTTCAAGCGCGATTTTGCCGACGTGATCCAGAAGGGCCGGAGCATCAAGATCGCTACCGACACCCGCCCCGGCACCGTCGCCGATCTGTTCGAGGGCTATGTCGCCGCTCTCAAGGAAGCCGGGAAGCCCTCCTGGAAGGAGACCGAAAAGGGCCTCAACAAGATCGCCGACACACTGGGGCGCAACCGTCTCGCCCGCGAAGTCGAAGCCGAAGAAGTCATCGAGCTGATCCGCCCGATCTACGAGCGGGGCGCGAAGTCGATGGCCGACCATGTGCGCTCCTATCTCCATGCCGCCTTT contains:
- the paaK gene encoding phenylacetate--CoA ligase PaaK; protein product: MHPLAPERKELDPIEIASRDEIEALQFHRMKRSLKHAFENSPFYRNRFIEHDVHPEDLKSLADIAKFPFTTKQDLRDTYPFGMFAVPQSKLVRIHGSSGTTGKPTVVGYTQADIDHWANLIARSIRAAGGRPGDILHNAYGYGLFTGGLGAHYGAERLGCTVVPISGGMTERQVTLIDDFKPRIIMVTPSYMLSILDEFRRQGLDPRESSLQIGIFGAEPWTNAMRQEIEEAFDMHAVDIYGLSEVMGPGVAMECVETKDGLHIWEDHFYPEIIDPVTGEVLPDGEIGELVFTTLTKEGLPMVRYRTRDLTRLLPGTARSMRRIEKITGRSDDMIILRGVNVFPTQIEEQILKCKGLAPHFQIELTRSGRMDSMTVHVECAPEMTDESARAHSAKELAHHIKSVVGVSTRIEVKDPNAIARSEGKAKRVLDNRPKT
- a CDS encoding TetR/AcrR family transcriptional regulator, which translates into the protein MARTRAADFEEKQRGLLDKAAEVFADLGMEKASMAQIATHSQVSKALLYHYYPSKDALIFAIIITHLEELEAAIEEADDPTLPPQQRLRRLVGTVLERYRGADNQHKVQLNATPALGDDQKAEILGVERRIVKRFAAVLREINPDLDDPQRPLLTPVTMSLFGMMNWVYMWFRDGGRITREDYADVATTLILEGIKAVR
- a CDS encoding YbaK/EbsC family protein translates to MSGATPATQFLLRAQVAFRPVEYRYDPGSERVALQAAEAIGLPPARLLKTLMVEVDGRPACAVLPGDRSLSMKRVAAAFGGKSAAMMPPAKAERLTGYHTGGISPFGQRRPVPVAFEADAMGFDEVAINGGRRGLLLLLSPRDALAALSAKAAVLSA
- a CDS encoding DUF4186 domain-containing protein; the protein is MTDQDQILGRLARSAFRSRFRLGRKQRRYADARGRETVAAHARDFIAARLAPVEPPNDGRQTPMRGHPVFIAQHATACCCRSCLQKWHGIPRGRALDAAQQAQIVDLLMAWIDREMGFRPPPPPARPAE
- a CDS encoding class I SAM-dependent methyltransferase produces the protein MDIKSIQASYSRWAPIYDRTFGAATNMGRRRAVDYINRRGGSVLEVGVGTGLSLEHYGPHMQVTGIDFSREMLDKAVAKVQRLGLKQVQALRQMDARALDFPDDHFDTVTAMHVLSVVPEPERVMAEIARVCKPGGKVVITNHFARDRGAMAAVERVFAPLANTIGWHSDFRIERVLGQESLVLEERRTLPPLGMMTFLVLAKAG
- the pssA gene encoding CDP-diacylglycerol--serine O-phosphatidyltransferase; translated protein: MDQPSGPQTEFSLVQLLPNMLTIVAVCAGLTAIRFGVQGDYMPAVLLIIAAGILDGIDGRIARLLGSSSKIGAELDSLADFLNFGIAPPLILYFWALKDIRGLGWICVLVFAVCCVIRLARFNVSAKSEEAQRDSAYFEGIPSPAGALLVMLPMYLSFAFADRPMLPGALICLHMVLVGLLLISRIPTWSFKTTRISRENVKFFLVGVAFVGAALLTFAWVTLIALCLGYVVMVIWAWIDRERPSNR
- a CDS encoding phosphatidylserine decarboxylase yields the protein MRMRDTFIKPMHREGIRFVAAFAAATLLLFLIWEPLGWIGVGLTVWCYYFFRDPERVTPARPGLVISPADGVVSLIEPAVPPAELGMADTPLTRVSVFMSVFNCHVNRSPVAGEVAAVAYRPGKFFNASLDKASVDNERNGLRIRMADGRDLAVVQIAGLVARRIVCFVKPGDRLAAGERFGLIRFGSRLDVYLPPGVVPLVEIGQTMVAGETVIAELGPAGQAEA
- a CDS encoding GNAT family N-acetyltransferase codes for the protein MGPGDAGQAFAGICGLQPVSDLLQREPRMRGGVEPVIALRPELWGWGLAKRALEAVADHAREGCGLRRLVAVVDAPKELSHRLPLRCGFERIGIAPGAAHARILYARSLAAAAS
- a CDS encoding ABC transporter ATP-binding protein, with product MTGLRLSNIGKSYGETRVLSGIDLDIAAGEFVAVLGPSGCGKTTLLRLVAGFERPDEGTITLGDRQVADGNAMVPPEGRGIGLVFQNYALWPHMSVAENVGYALKVARLPRAERQARVARALDTVNLAPFAGRRPADLSGGQRQRVALARCLAAGSDLVLLDEPLANLDVHLRAAMEEEFRRFHRESGATLVYITHDQAEAMALADRIAVMDRGRLLQCASPRQLYREPADAMVAGFIGGGLVLPVEGLRPLGDRLARADLLGMRVRLRCHAGETARPLAMAAIHPADIQPAHPGEAGIPARVTARSYRGGSWSYELRPEADPSLRLPMVLPDTATPPEPGARLDLAFRDLWAIPLPGTSVPGAASVPSSSPHLTEKFQCA